One Bombus huntii isolate Logan2020A chromosome 12, iyBomHunt1.1, whole genome shotgun sequence DNA segment encodes these proteins:
- the LOC126871834 gene encoding metastasis-associated protein MTA3 isoform X1 — translation MPMPAEYHENHGNHENANFALGATQDASNMTANMYRVGDYVYFETSSTSPYQIRRIEELNKTASGNVEAKVMCFFRRRDLPSTLIMLADKHQLANAEQQRSESPANMQNQKLENPDTTKEMTNKDGIGPKVMNKGGGKGGWLKAPLSEAQEPHGMEENVVGAGGVTELSSKQRHQMKHRELFLSRQVETMPATHIRGKCCVTLLNETESLLSYLNKEDSFFYCLVFDPAQRTLLADKGEIRVGSRYQADGIAPAPLTPAERESDPRRLQDLETLVWTPRHSLTDRQIDQFLVVSRSVGTFARALDCSSSVKQPSLHMSAAAASRDITLFHAMDTLHRHNYDVAKAMSSLVPSTGPVLCRDEMEEWSASEANLFEEALDKYGKDFSDIRQDFLPWKTLKNVIEYYYMWKTTDRYVQQKRVKAVEAESKLKQVYIPNYNKTTPPTTAPSAATIVPLGNSNSNSNGKPTNVLNGNSNGNMTTDNSGILMVGVSGKPCESCQVMQSPQWYAWGPSHMQCRLCQSCWTYWKKYGGLKVPSRMDDVDIERKRGGTGSDEESKGIGGAHRPHRCSIPSCGKEFKLKAHLSRHYASAHGVDLRGSGASGGGGGGSPRPVMKTRSAFYLRTSALARAARRLCAAQLRTRHAARAPHQPINAAPLRHLCASPQLTSKSPAELRILARAVRPRPRPRVTDIATRLGDHPAPRQPGDWDWLALTAPAQRKQPDRVSFPRPPKAPDGSLLYERVPNKSEVDRLTVTPPQPQPSMQAQQTILKRPRPSFDEINGSDGFYSDVDWDEGIALSAGLPGGPPAKRAHHSQQLHPKHTLEHTTPAVLPLAPPLNGRAAHPHILPHGPPLSRSNVRKQVISWMDAPDDVYFRASDQTKRLRRTLSSADLRRAARKPWRRLQGPLHTPHPQRAVRGDDMVVILD, via the exons TGGCAAACGCGGAGCAGCAGAGGTCAGAATCCCCTGCAAACATGCAGAATCAGAAACTGGAGAATCCAGATACTACTAAGGAAATGACTAATAAAGATGGGATCGGGCCCAAAGTGATGAACAAAGGGGGCGGGAAGGGGGGCTGGCTGAAAGCTCCACTGTCAGAGGCCCAAGAGCCTCATG GGATGGAAGAAAATGTAGTTGGTGCTGGAGGAGTTACAGAATTAAGTTCTAAGCAACGTCATCAAATGAAGCACAGAGAACTGTTTCTATCACGTCAGGTGGAAACAATGCCTGCAACTCATATAAGAGGCAAATGCTGTGTAACCTTATTAAATGAAACAGAATCTTTACTAAGCTATTTGAACAAAGAGGACTCTTTCTTCTATTGCTTAGTATTTGATCCTGCTCAACGTACTTTACTTGCTGATAAAG GTGAAATTAGAGTAGGTAGTAGGTATCAAGCTGATGGAATAGCACCAGCTCCGCTGACACCTGCTGAAAGAGAGTCAGATCCTCGTAGATTGCAAGATTTAGAAACGTTGGTTTGGACGCCACGGCATTCATTAACAGATCGTCAAATTGATCAATTCCTTGTTGTCAGTAGATCTGTAGGCACATTTGCAAGAGCTTTAGACTGTTCATCTTCGGTCAAACAACCATCATTACACATGTCTGCAGCTGCTGCATCTAGAGACATTACTCTT TTCCATGCAATGGATACTTTACATCGGCACAATTATGATGTTGCAAAAGCTATGTCATCATTAGTACCCAGCACTGGTCCAGTATTATGCAGAGATGAAATGGAAGAGTGGAGTGCGTCTGAAGCCAATCTTTTTGAAGAAGCCCTTGATAAGTATGGAAAGGATTTTTCTGATATACGTCAAGACTTT TTACCATGGAAAACATTAAAGAACGttatcgaatattattatatgtggAAGACAACTGATAGATACGTACAACAAAAAAGGGTGAAAGCTGTAGAAGCTGAAAGTAAATTAAAACAGGTTTATATACCAAACTACAATAAAACAACTCCACCTACAACTGCCCCTTCTGCAGCAACAATTGTACCTCTTggtaatagtaatagtaacAGTAATGGGAAACCAACGAATGTTCTCAACGGTAATAGTAATGGTAATATGACAACTGATAATAGCGGAATATTGATGGTTGGAGTTAGTGGAAAACCATGTGAAAGTTGTCAAGTAATGCAAAGTCCACAGTGGTATGCTTGGGGTCCATCACACATGCAATGTCGTCTTTGTCAGTCTTGTTGGACATATTGGAAGAAATATGGCGGTTTAAAG GTTCCATCACGTATGGACGATGTTgatatagaaagaaaaagaggtgGTACCGGTTCCGATGAAGAAAGCAAAGGAATAGGTGGTGCTCATAGACCTCATCGATGTAGCATTCCTTCTTGTGGTAAAGAGTTTAAACTCAAAGCACATCTAAGTCGTCATTACGCTAGTGCTCATGGCGTTGATTTACGTGGAAGCGGAGCAAGTGGAGGTGGTGGCGGTGGATCCCCCAGACCTGTGATGAAAACTCGATCAGCGTTTTATTTACGTACTTCAGCATTGGCGCGAGCTGCACGACGATTATGTGCAGCGCAATTACGCACGCGTCATGCAGCGCGAGCACCTCATCAACCTATAAATGCAGCACCATTGCGACACCTTTGCGCCTCTCCTCAATTAACATCAAAAAGCCCTGCGGAGTTACGTATTTTAGCACGTGCTGTACGACCTCGACCTCGTCCTCGTGTAACCGATATAGCAACGCGTTTAGGTGATCATCCTGCTCCACGACAACCTGGAGATTGGGATTGGTTAGCCCTTACAGCGCCAGCACAACGAAAACAACCAGATCGGGTTTCTTTTCCTAGACCGCCAAAAGCACCAG ATGGAAGTCTTTTGTATGAAAGGGTACCAAATAAATCTGAAGTAGATAGGCTGACGGTAActccacctcaacctcaaCCTAGTATGCAGGCTCAACAAACGATACTGAAACGCCCGAGACCTTCATTCGATGAAATCAACGGGTCAGATGG CTTCTACTCTGATGTGGATTGGGATGAAG GTATTGCCCTAAGTGCAGGGCTCCCTGGTGGACCACCTGCAAAAAGGGCCCATCATTCTCAGCAGCTCCATCCTAAACATACTTTGGAACACACAACACCTGCTGTTCTTCCCCTAGCACCACCTTTGAATGGAAGAGCTGCTCATCCTCATATTCTGCCACATGGTCCACCACTATCTAGAAGTAATGTACGTAAGCAAGTGATTTCGTGGATGGATGCACCTGACGACGTTTACTTTCGTGCTTCAGATCAGACAAA AAGACTTAGAAGAACCCTTTCATCGGCTGACCTTCGAAGGGCAGCACGCAAACCTTGGCGTAGGTTACAAGGTCCTTTACATACCCCTCATCCACAGAGAGCAGTACGTGGAGATGACATGGTGGTCATCCTGGACTGA
- the LOC126871834 gene encoding metastasis-associated protein MTA3 isoform X2, with product MPMPAEYHENHGNHENANFALGATQDASNMTANMYRVGDYVYFETSSTSPYQIRRIEELNKTASGNVEAKVMCFFRRRDLPSTLIMLADKHQLANAEQQRSESPANMQNQKLENPDTTKEMTNKDGIGPKVMNKGGGKGGWLKAPLSEAQEPHGMEENVVGAGGVTELSSKQRHQMKHRELFLSRQVETMPATHIRGKCCVTLLNETESLLSYLNKEDSFFYCLVFDPAQRTLLADKGEIRVGSRYQADGIAPAPLTPAERESDPRRLQDLETLVWTPRHSLTDRQIDQFLVVSRSVGTFARALDCSSSVKQPSLHMSAAAASRDITLFHAMDTLHRHNYDVAKAMSSLVPSTGPVLCRDEMEEWSASEANLFEEALDKYGKDFSDIRQDFLPWKTLKNVIEYYYMWKTTDRYVQQKRVKAVEAESKLKQVYIPNYNKTTPPTTAPSAATIVPLGNSNSNSNGKPTNVLNGNSNGNMTTDNSGILMVGVSGKPCESCQVMQSPQWYAWGPSHMQCRLCQSCWTYWKKYGGLKVPSRMDDVDIERKRGGTGSDEESKGIGGAHRPHRCSIPSCGKEFKLKAHLSRHYASAHGVDLRGSGASGGGGGGSPRPVMKTRSAFYLRTSALARAARRLCAAQLRTRHAARAPHQPINAAPLRHLCASPQLTSKSPAELRILARAVRPRPRPRVTDIATRLGDHPAPRQPGDWDWLALTAPAQRKQPDRVSFPRPPKAPDGSLLYERVPNKSEVDRLTVTPPQPQPSMQAQQTILKRPRPSFDEINGSDGIALSAGLPGGPPAKRAHHSQQLHPKHTLEHTTPAVLPLAPPLNGRAAHPHILPHGPPLSRSNVRKQVISWMDAPDDVYFRASDQTKRLRRTLSSADLRRAARKPWRRLQGPLHTPHPQRAVRGDDMVVILD from the exons TGGCAAACGCGGAGCAGCAGAGGTCAGAATCCCCTGCAAACATGCAGAATCAGAAACTGGAGAATCCAGATACTACTAAGGAAATGACTAATAAAGATGGGATCGGGCCCAAAGTGATGAACAAAGGGGGCGGGAAGGGGGGCTGGCTGAAAGCTCCACTGTCAGAGGCCCAAGAGCCTCATG GGATGGAAGAAAATGTAGTTGGTGCTGGAGGAGTTACAGAATTAAGTTCTAAGCAACGTCATCAAATGAAGCACAGAGAACTGTTTCTATCACGTCAGGTGGAAACAATGCCTGCAACTCATATAAGAGGCAAATGCTGTGTAACCTTATTAAATGAAACAGAATCTTTACTAAGCTATTTGAACAAAGAGGACTCTTTCTTCTATTGCTTAGTATTTGATCCTGCTCAACGTACTTTACTTGCTGATAAAG GTGAAATTAGAGTAGGTAGTAGGTATCAAGCTGATGGAATAGCACCAGCTCCGCTGACACCTGCTGAAAGAGAGTCAGATCCTCGTAGATTGCAAGATTTAGAAACGTTGGTTTGGACGCCACGGCATTCATTAACAGATCGTCAAATTGATCAATTCCTTGTTGTCAGTAGATCTGTAGGCACATTTGCAAGAGCTTTAGACTGTTCATCTTCGGTCAAACAACCATCATTACACATGTCTGCAGCTGCTGCATCTAGAGACATTACTCTT TTCCATGCAATGGATACTTTACATCGGCACAATTATGATGTTGCAAAAGCTATGTCATCATTAGTACCCAGCACTGGTCCAGTATTATGCAGAGATGAAATGGAAGAGTGGAGTGCGTCTGAAGCCAATCTTTTTGAAGAAGCCCTTGATAAGTATGGAAAGGATTTTTCTGATATACGTCAAGACTTT TTACCATGGAAAACATTAAAGAACGttatcgaatattattatatgtggAAGACAACTGATAGATACGTACAACAAAAAAGGGTGAAAGCTGTAGAAGCTGAAAGTAAATTAAAACAGGTTTATATACCAAACTACAATAAAACAACTCCACCTACAACTGCCCCTTCTGCAGCAACAATTGTACCTCTTggtaatagtaatagtaacAGTAATGGGAAACCAACGAATGTTCTCAACGGTAATAGTAATGGTAATATGACAACTGATAATAGCGGAATATTGATGGTTGGAGTTAGTGGAAAACCATGTGAAAGTTGTCAAGTAATGCAAAGTCCACAGTGGTATGCTTGGGGTCCATCACACATGCAATGTCGTCTTTGTCAGTCTTGTTGGACATATTGGAAGAAATATGGCGGTTTAAAG GTTCCATCACGTATGGACGATGTTgatatagaaagaaaaagaggtgGTACCGGTTCCGATGAAGAAAGCAAAGGAATAGGTGGTGCTCATAGACCTCATCGATGTAGCATTCCTTCTTGTGGTAAAGAGTTTAAACTCAAAGCACATCTAAGTCGTCATTACGCTAGTGCTCATGGCGTTGATTTACGTGGAAGCGGAGCAAGTGGAGGTGGTGGCGGTGGATCCCCCAGACCTGTGATGAAAACTCGATCAGCGTTTTATTTACGTACTTCAGCATTGGCGCGAGCTGCACGACGATTATGTGCAGCGCAATTACGCACGCGTCATGCAGCGCGAGCACCTCATCAACCTATAAATGCAGCACCATTGCGACACCTTTGCGCCTCTCCTCAATTAACATCAAAAAGCCCTGCGGAGTTACGTATTTTAGCACGTGCTGTACGACCTCGACCTCGTCCTCGTGTAACCGATATAGCAACGCGTTTAGGTGATCATCCTGCTCCACGACAACCTGGAGATTGGGATTGGTTAGCCCTTACAGCGCCAGCACAACGAAAACAACCAGATCGGGTTTCTTTTCCTAGACCGCCAAAAGCACCAG ATGGAAGTCTTTTGTATGAAAGGGTACCAAATAAATCTGAAGTAGATAGGCTGACGGTAActccacctcaacctcaaCCTAGTATGCAGGCTCAACAAACGATACTGAAACGCCCGAGACCTTCATTCGATGAAATCAACGGGTCAGATG GTATTGCCCTAAGTGCAGGGCTCCCTGGTGGACCACCTGCAAAAAGGGCCCATCATTCTCAGCAGCTCCATCCTAAACATACTTTGGAACACACAACACCTGCTGTTCTTCCCCTAGCACCACCTTTGAATGGAAGAGCTGCTCATCCTCATATTCTGCCACATGGTCCACCACTATCTAGAAGTAATGTACGTAAGCAAGTGATTTCGTGGATGGATGCACCTGACGACGTTTACTTTCGTGCTTCAGATCAGACAAA AAGACTTAGAAGAACCCTTTCATCGGCTGACCTTCGAAGGGCAGCACGCAAACCTTGGCGTAGGTTACAAGGTCCTTTACATACCCCTCATCCACAGAGAGCAGTACGTGGAGATGACATGGTGGTCATCCTGGACTGA